The following proteins come from a genomic window of Marispirochaeta sp.:
- a CDS encoding helix-turn-helix domain-containing protein, which produces MSEKIQKLTESSFARAITREQRKRLISGNWKAGDLAALRVYLGLTQKQFASCIGISINTLQNWEQDRRQPEGPARALLRILAKHPRLILQDLEKAS; this is translated from the coding sequence ATGAGTGAAAAAATACAGAAACTTACCGAGAGCAGTTTTGCGCGGGCAATTACCCGGGAGCAACGGAAAAGACTTATTTCTGGAAACTGGAAAGCCGGTGATTTGGCAGCATTGAGAGTCTATCTCGGCTTAACGCAAAAACAATTCGCGAGCTGCATAGGGATAAGCATCAATACATTACAGAATTGGGAGCAGGACCGCCGTCAGCCGGAGGGACCGGCCCGTGCATTGTTGCGAATACTTGCAAAGCATCCTCGGCTAATACTGCAGGATCTGGAGAAGGCATCGTAG
- a CDS encoding BrnT family toxin gives MEIQWDLKKNQANLKKHGISLEDASELFKVPEDLILDVYDFAHSIEEDRIISIGPIVRGMIVVVSVERDDGNTIRLISATICNKEGTNDV, from the coding sequence ATGGAGATTCAGTGGGATCTGAAAAAGAATCAGGCAAACCTCAAAAAGCATGGGATCTCATTAGAGGACGCGTCTGAGTTATTCAAAGTACCGGAAGACCTGATACTTGATGTATACGATTTTGCTCACAGCATTGAAGAAGACAGGATTATTTCTATAGGTCCGATTGTCCGAGGGATGATTGTAGTTGTATCGGTCGAGCGTGACGATGGAAATACAATCAGGCTAATTAGTGCAACGATTTGCAACAAGGAAGGAACGAACGATGTATAG